In Scatophagus argus isolate fScaArg1 chromosome 3, fScaArg1.pri, whole genome shotgun sequence, one genomic interval encodes:
- the znf740a gene encoding gastrula zinc finger protein XlCGF58.1 isoform X12, with product MSHLPSSSVRDHMKWAGLLGCEAVLSSMALMQASSMAAPPKKMMAPLGHAPPQREGPDRGPQSHMILPSGMSCPPLLIRKEGEFQAPRLLDEKEMRANEDMQQKKKNRKSVTPCKVREQEGRGGKGTGDENGPSSKVQKNFICDHCYGAFRSGYHLKRHILIHTGEKPYACAVCDMRFIQRYHLERHSLIHTGVKPYACSMCDMRFFQRYHLERHRLTHTGVKPYACSMCDMRFFQRYHLARHSLTHTGVKPYACSMCDMRFFQRYHLARHSLTHTGVKPYACSMCDMRFFQRYHLARHTLTHTGVKPYACSMCDMRFFQRYHLARHSLTHTGVKPYACTMCDMRFIQRYQLERHSLTHTGVKPYACTMCDKRFFQRYHLARHSLTHMGVKPFACTVCDMRFVQRYHLARHSLTHTGVKPYACTMCDKRFFQRYHLARHSLTHMGVKPFACTMCDMKFVQRYHLARHSLTHTGVKPYACSMCDMRFIQRNHLERHSLTHTGEKPFACDMCDMRFIQRYHLERHKRVHSGEKPYQCERCQQNFSRTDRLLRHRRLCQGRSVAKVENQPCCEPRPYPQEPPPAPPTWSPLHPPPGRLAV from the exons ATGTCACATCTGCCCAGCAGCTCAGTCCGCGACCATATGAAATGG gCGGGGCTGCTTGGCTGTGAAGCTGTCCTCTCCAGTATGGCCCTAATGCAAGCCAGCTCCATGGCTGCTCCGCCCAAAAAAATGATGGCTCCACTTGGTCATGCACCACCGCAGCGAGAGGGACCTGACCGTGGTCCCCAGAGCCACATGATCCTCCCATCTGGAATGAGCTGTCCACCCCTG CTTATTCGGAAGGAAGGTGAATTCCAAGCTCCCCGCCTGCTGGACGAGAAGGAGATGAGGGCCAACGAGGacatgcagcagaaaaaaaagaacaggaaatCAGTAACGCCCTGTAAAGTGAGAGAACAAGAGGGAAGGGGTGGGAAG GGCACAGGAGATGAGAATGGTCCATCATCCAAAGTGcagaaaaactttatttgtgATCACTGTTACGGAGCATTTAGGAGTGGATACCACCTGAAGAGACATATCCTCATTCATACAG GGGAGAAGCCGTATGCTTGTGCCGTATGTGACATGAGGTTTATTCAGCGTTACCACCTGGAGAGACACAGCCTCATTCACACGG gggtgAAGCCGTACGCTTGTTCCATGTGTGACATGAGGTTTTTCCAGCGTTACCACCTGGAGAGACACAGACTCACTCATACGG GGGTGAAGCCGTACGCTTGCTCCATGTGTGACATGAGGTTCTTCCAACGTTACCATCTGGCAAGACACAGCCTCACTCATACTG GGGTGAAGCCATACGCTTGCTCCATGTGTGACATGAGATTTTTCCAACGCTACCACTTGGCAAGACACAGCCTCACTCACACGG gggtGAAGCCATATGCTTGCTCCATGTGTGACATGAGATTTTTCCAGAGATACCACCTGGCAAGACACACTCTCACCCATACGG GGGTGAAGCCATACGCTTGCTCCATGTGTGACATGAGATTCTTCCAGCGTTACCATTTGGCAAGACACAGCCTCACTCATACTG GGGTGAAGCCGTATGCTTGTACCATGTGTGACATGAGGTTTATACAGCGTTACCAGCTGGAGAGACACAGTCTCACTCATACAG GGGTGAAGCCGTACGCTTGCACCATGTGTGACAAGAGGTTTTTTCAGCGCTACCACCTGGCGAGACACAGCCTCACTCATATGG GTGTGAAACCTTTTGCTTGTACCGTGTGTGACATGAGGTTTGTTCAGCGTTACCACCTGGCGAGACACAGCCTCACTCATACGG GTGTGAAACCTTATGCTTGCACCATGTGTGACAAGAGGTTTTTTCAGCGCTACCACCTGGCGAGACACAGCCTCACTCATATGG GTGTGAAACCTTTTGCTTGTACCATGTGTGACATGAAGTTTGTTCAGCGTTACCACCTGGCGAGACACAGCCTCACTCATACGG gggtgAAGCCGTATGCTTGTTCCATGTGTGACATGAGGTTTATTCAGCGTAACCACCTGGAGAGACACAGCCTCACTCATACGG GAGAGAAGCCATTTGCTTGTGACATGTGTGATATGAGGTTTATCCAGCGCTACCACCTTGAGAGACACAAGCGTGTCCATAGTGGGGAGAAGCCTTACCAGTGTGAACGGTGCCAGCAG aaCTTTTCACGGACAGACAGGCTGTTGCGGCATCGGCGGTTGTGCCAGGGTCGCAGCGTAGCCAAAGTGGAGAACCAGCCGTGCTGCGAACCGCGCCCGTACCCCCAAGAACCCCCACCTGCACCCCCGACCTGGAGTCCCCTGCATCCCCCCCCGGGCCGACTGGCGGTCTGA
- the znf740a gene encoding gastrula zinc finger protein XlCGF57.1 isoform X1 has translation MSHLPSSSVRDHMKWAGLLGCEAVLSSMALMQASSMAAPPKKMMAPLGHAPPQREGPDRGPQSHMILPSGMSCPPLLIRKEGEFQAPRLLDEKEMRANEDMQQKKKNRKSVTPCKVREQEGRGGKGTGDENGPSSKVQKNFICDHCYGAFRSGYHLKRHILIHTGEKPYACAVCDMRFIQRYHLERHSLIHTGVKPYACSMCDMRFFQRYHLERHRLTHTGVKPYACSMCDMRFFQRYHLARHSLTHTGVKPYACSMCDMRFFQRYHLARHSLTHTGVKPYACSMCDMRFFQRYHLARHTLTHTGVKPYACSMCDMRFFQRYHLARHSLTHTGVKPYACTMCDMRFIQRYQLERHSLTHTGVKPYACTMCDKRFFQRYHLARHSLTHMGVKPYACTMCDMKFFQRYHLARHSLTHTGVKPYACTMCDKRFFQRYHLARHSLTHMGVKPFACTVCDMRFVQRYHLARHSLTHTGVKPYACTMCDKRFFQRYHLARHSLTHMGVKPFACTMCDMKFVQRYHLARHSLTHTGVKPYACSMCDMRFIQRNHLERHSLTHTGEKPFACDMCDMRFIQRYHLERHKRVHSGEKPYQCERCQQNFSRTDRLLRHRRLCQGRSVAKVENQPCCEPRPYPQEPPPAPPTWSPLHPPPGRLAV, from the exons ATGTCACATCTGCCCAGCAGCTCAGTCCGCGACCATATGAAATGG gCGGGGCTGCTTGGCTGTGAAGCTGTCCTCTCCAGTATGGCCCTAATGCAAGCCAGCTCCATGGCTGCTCCGCCCAAAAAAATGATGGCTCCACTTGGTCATGCACCACCGCAGCGAGAGGGACCTGACCGTGGTCCCCAGAGCCACATGATCCTCCCATCTGGAATGAGCTGTCCACCCCTG CTTATTCGGAAGGAAGGTGAATTCCAAGCTCCCCGCCTGCTGGACGAGAAGGAGATGAGGGCCAACGAGGacatgcagcagaaaaaaaagaacaggaaatCAGTAACGCCCTGTAAAGTGAGAGAACAAGAGGGAAGGGGTGGGAAG GGCACAGGAGATGAGAATGGTCCATCATCCAAAGTGcagaaaaactttatttgtgATCACTGTTACGGAGCATTTAGGAGTGGATACCACCTGAAGAGACATATCCTCATTCATACAG GGGAGAAGCCGTATGCTTGTGCCGTATGTGACATGAGGTTTATTCAGCGTTACCACCTGGAGAGACACAGCCTCATTCACACGG gggtgAAGCCGTACGCTTGTTCCATGTGTGACATGAGGTTTTTCCAGCGTTACCACCTGGAGAGACACAGACTCACTCATACGG GGGTGAAGCCGTACGCTTGCTCCATGTGTGACATGAGGTTCTTCCAACGTTACCATCTGGCAAGACACAGCCTCACTCATACTG GGGTGAAGCCATACGCTTGCTCCATGTGTGACATGAGATTTTTCCAACGCTACCACTTGGCAAGACACAGCCTCACTCACACGG gggtGAAGCCATATGCTTGCTCCATGTGTGACATGAGATTTTTCCAGAGATACCACCTGGCAAGACACACTCTCACCCATACGG GGGTGAAGCCATACGCTTGCTCCATGTGTGACATGAGATTCTTCCAGCGTTACCATTTGGCAAGACACAGCCTCACTCATACTG GGGTGAAGCCGTATGCTTGTACCATGTGTGACATGAGGTTTATACAGCGTTACCAGCTGGAGAGACACAGTCTCACTCATACAG GGGTGAAGCCGTACGCTTGCACCATGTGTGACAAGAGGTTTTTTCAGCGCTACCACCTGGCGAGACACAGCCTCACTCATATGG GTGTGAAACCTTATGCTTGCACCATGTGTGACATGAAGTTTTTTCAGCGTTACCACCTGGCGAGACACAGCCTCACTCATACGG GTGTGAAACCTTATGCTTGCACCATGTGTGACAAGAGGTTTTTTCAGCGCTACCACCTGGCGAGACACAGCCTCACTCATATGG GTGTGAAACCTTTTGCTTGTACCGTGTGTGACATGAGGTTTGTTCAGCGTTACCACCTGGCGAGACACAGCCTCACTCATACGG GTGTGAAACCTTATGCTTGCACCATGTGTGACAAGAGGTTTTTTCAGCGCTACCACCTGGCGAGACACAGCCTCACTCATATGG GTGTGAAACCTTTTGCTTGTACCATGTGTGACATGAAGTTTGTTCAGCGTTACCACCTGGCGAGACACAGCCTCACTCATACGG gggtgAAGCCGTATGCTTGTTCCATGTGTGACATGAGGTTTATTCAGCGTAACCACCTGGAGAGACACAGCCTCACTCATACGG GAGAGAAGCCATTTGCTTGTGACATGTGTGATATGAGGTTTATCCAGCGCTACCACCTTGAGAGACACAAGCGTGTCCATAGTGGGGAGAAGCCTTACCAGTGTGAACGGTGCCAGCAG aaCTTTTCACGGACAGACAGGCTGTTGCGGCATCGGCGGTTGTGCCAGGGTCGCAGCGTAGCCAAAGTGGAGAACCAGCCGTGCTGCGAACCGCGCCCGTACCCCCAAGAACCCCCACCTGCACCCCCGACCTGGAGTCCCCTGCATCCCCCCCCGGGCCGACTGGCGGTCTGA
- the znf740a gene encoding gastrula zinc finger protein XlCGF57.1 isoform X21, translating to MSHLPSSSVRDHMKWAGLLGCEAVLSSMALMQASSMAAPPKKMMAPLGHAPPQREGPDRGPQSHMILPSGMSCPPLLIRKEGEFQAPRLLDEKEMRANEDMQQKKKNRKSVTPCKVREQEGRGGKGTGDENGPSSKVQKNFICDHCYGAFRSGYHLKRHILIHTGEKPYACAVCDMRFIQRYHLERHSLIHTGVKPYACSMCDMRFFQRYHLERHRLTHTGVKPYACSMCDMRFFQRYHLARHSLTHTGVKPYACTMCDMRFIQRYQLERHSLTHTGVKPYACTMCDKRFFQRYHLARHSLTHMGVKPYACTMCDMKFFQRYHLARHSLTHTGVKPYACTMCDKRFFQRYHLARHSLTHMGVKPFACTVCDMRFVQRYHLARHSLTHTGVKPYACTMCDKRFFQRYHLARHSLTHMGVKPFACTMCDMKFVQRYHLARHSLTHTGVKPYACSMCDMRFIQRNHLERHSLTHTGEKPFACDMCDMRFIQRYHLERHKRVHSGEKPYQCERCQQNFSRTDRLLRHRRLCQGRSVAKVENQPCCEPRPYPQEPPPAPPTWSPLHPPPGRLAV from the exons ATGTCACATCTGCCCAGCAGCTCAGTCCGCGACCATATGAAATGG gCGGGGCTGCTTGGCTGTGAAGCTGTCCTCTCCAGTATGGCCCTAATGCAAGCCAGCTCCATGGCTGCTCCGCCCAAAAAAATGATGGCTCCACTTGGTCATGCACCACCGCAGCGAGAGGGACCTGACCGTGGTCCCCAGAGCCACATGATCCTCCCATCTGGAATGAGCTGTCCACCCCTG CTTATTCGGAAGGAAGGTGAATTCCAAGCTCCCCGCCTGCTGGACGAGAAGGAGATGAGGGCCAACGAGGacatgcagcagaaaaaaaagaacaggaaatCAGTAACGCCCTGTAAAGTGAGAGAACAAGAGGGAAGGGGTGGGAAG GGCACAGGAGATGAGAATGGTCCATCATCCAAAGTGcagaaaaactttatttgtgATCACTGTTACGGAGCATTTAGGAGTGGATACCACCTGAAGAGACATATCCTCATTCATACAG GGGAGAAGCCGTATGCTTGTGCCGTATGTGACATGAGGTTTATTCAGCGTTACCACCTGGAGAGACACAGCCTCATTCACACGG gggtgAAGCCGTACGCTTGTTCCATGTGTGACATGAGGTTTTTCCAGCGTTACCACCTGGAGAGACACAGACTCACTCATACGG GGGTGAAGCCGTACGCTTGCTCCATGTGTGACATGAGGTTCTTCCAACGTTACCATCTGGCAAGACACAGCCTCACTCATACTG GGGTGAAGCCGTATGCTTGTACCATGTGTGACATGAGGTTTATACAGCGTTACCAGCTGGAGAGACACAGTCTCACTCATACAG GGGTGAAGCCGTACGCTTGCACCATGTGTGACAAGAGGTTTTTTCAGCGCTACCACCTGGCGAGACACAGCCTCACTCATATGG GTGTGAAACCTTATGCTTGCACCATGTGTGACATGAAGTTTTTTCAGCGTTACCACCTGGCGAGACACAGCCTCACTCATACGG GTGTGAAACCTTATGCTTGCACCATGTGTGACAAGAGGTTTTTTCAGCGCTACCACCTGGCGAGACACAGCCTCACTCATATGG GTGTGAAACCTTTTGCTTGTACCGTGTGTGACATGAGGTTTGTTCAGCGTTACCACCTGGCGAGACACAGCCTCACTCATACGG GTGTGAAACCTTATGCTTGCACCATGTGTGACAAGAGGTTTTTTCAGCGCTACCACCTGGCGAGACACAGCCTCACTCATATGG GTGTGAAACCTTTTGCTTGTACCATGTGTGACATGAAGTTTGTTCAGCGTTACCACCTGGCGAGACACAGCCTCACTCATACGG gggtgAAGCCGTATGCTTGTTCCATGTGTGACATGAGGTTTATTCAGCGTAACCACCTGGAGAGACACAGCCTCACTCATACGG GAGAGAAGCCATTTGCTTGTGACATGTGTGATATGAGGTTTATCCAGCGCTACCACCTTGAGAGACACAAGCGTGTCCATAGTGGGGAGAAGCCTTACCAGTGTGAACGGTGCCAGCAG aaCTTTTCACGGACAGACAGGCTGTTGCGGCATCGGCGGTTGTGCCAGGGTCGCAGCGTAGCCAAAGTGGAGAACCAGCCGTGCTGCGAACCGCGCCCGTACCCCCAAGAACCCCCACCTGCACCCCCGACCTGGAGTCCCCTGCATCCCCCCCCGGGCCGACTGGCGGTCTGA
- the znf740a gene encoding gastrula zinc finger protein XlCGF57.1 isoform X9 produces the protein MSHLPSSSVRDHMKWAGLLGCEAVLSSMALMQASSMAAPPKKMMAPLGHAPPQREGPDRGPQSHMILPSGMSCPPLLIRKEGEFQAPRLLDEKEMRANEDMQQKKKNRKSVTPCKVREQEGRGGKGTGDENGPSSKVQKNFICDHCYGAFRSGYHLKRHILIHTGEKPYACAVCDMRFIQRYHLERHSLIHTGVKPYACSMCDMRFFQRYHLERHRLTHTGVKPYACSMCDMRFFQRYHLARHSLTHTGVKPYACSMCDMRFFQRYHLARHTLTHTGVKPYACSMCDMRFFQRYHLARHSLTHTGVKPYACTMCDMRFIQRYQLERHSLTHTGVKPYACTMCDKRFFQRYHLARHSLTHMGVKPYACTMCDMKFFQRYHLARHSLTHTGVKPYACTMCDKRFFQRYHLARHSLTHMGVKPFACTVCDMRFVQRYHLARHSLTHTGVKPYACTMCDKRFFQRYHLARHSLTHMGVKPFACTMCDMKFVQRYHLARHSLTHTGVKPYACSMCDMRFIQRNHLERHSLTHTGEKPFACDMCDMRFIQRYHLERHKRVHSGEKPYQCERCQQNFSRTDRLLRHRRLCQGRSVAKVENQPCCEPRPYPQEPPPAPPTWSPLHPPPGRLAV, from the exons ATGTCACATCTGCCCAGCAGCTCAGTCCGCGACCATATGAAATGG gCGGGGCTGCTTGGCTGTGAAGCTGTCCTCTCCAGTATGGCCCTAATGCAAGCCAGCTCCATGGCTGCTCCGCCCAAAAAAATGATGGCTCCACTTGGTCATGCACCACCGCAGCGAGAGGGACCTGACCGTGGTCCCCAGAGCCACATGATCCTCCCATCTGGAATGAGCTGTCCACCCCTG CTTATTCGGAAGGAAGGTGAATTCCAAGCTCCCCGCCTGCTGGACGAGAAGGAGATGAGGGCCAACGAGGacatgcagcagaaaaaaaagaacaggaaatCAGTAACGCCCTGTAAAGTGAGAGAACAAGAGGGAAGGGGTGGGAAG GGCACAGGAGATGAGAATGGTCCATCATCCAAAGTGcagaaaaactttatttgtgATCACTGTTACGGAGCATTTAGGAGTGGATACCACCTGAAGAGACATATCCTCATTCATACAG GGGAGAAGCCGTATGCTTGTGCCGTATGTGACATGAGGTTTATTCAGCGTTACCACCTGGAGAGACACAGCCTCATTCACACGG gggtgAAGCCGTACGCTTGTTCCATGTGTGACATGAGGTTTTTCCAGCGTTACCACCTGGAGAGACACAGACTCACTCATACGG GGGTGAAGCCGTACGCTTGCTCCATGTGTGACATGAGGTTCTTCCAACGTTACCATCTGGCAAGACACAGCCTCACTCATACTG gggtGAAGCCATATGCTTGCTCCATGTGTGACATGAGATTTTTCCAGAGATACCACCTGGCAAGACACACTCTCACCCATACGG GGGTGAAGCCATACGCTTGCTCCATGTGTGACATGAGATTCTTCCAGCGTTACCATTTGGCAAGACACAGCCTCACTCATACTG GGGTGAAGCCGTATGCTTGTACCATGTGTGACATGAGGTTTATACAGCGTTACCAGCTGGAGAGACACAGTCTCACTCATACAG GGGTGAAGCCGTACGCTTGCACCATGTGTGACAAGAGGTTTTTTCAGCGCTACCACCTGGCGAGACACAGCCTCACTCATATGG GTGTGAAACCTTATGCTTGCACCATGTGTGACATGAAGTTTTTTCAGCGTTACCACCTGGCGAGACACAGCCTCACTCATACGG GTGTGAAACCTTATGCTTGCACCATGTGTGACAAGAGGTTTTTTCAGCGCTACCACCTGGCGAGACACAGCCTCACTCATATGG GTGTGAAACCTTTTGCTTGTACCGTGTGTGACATGAGGTTTGTTCAGCGTTACCACCTGGCGAGACACAGCCTCACTCATACGG GTGTGAAACCTTATGCTTGCACCATGTGTGACAAGAGGTTTTTTCAGCGCTACCACCTGGCGAGACACAGCCTCACTCATATGG GTGTGAAACCTTTTGCTTGTACCATGTGTGACATGAAGTTTGTTCAGCGTTACCACCTGGCGAGACACAGCCTCACTCATACGG gggtgAAGCCGTATGCTTGTTCCATGTGTGACATGAGGTTTATTCAGCGTAACCACCTGGAGAGACACAGCCTCACTCATACGG GAGAGAAGCCATTTGCTTGTGACATGTGTGATATGAGGTTTATCCAGCGCTACCACCTTGAGAGACACAAGCGTGTCCATAGTGGGGAGAAGCCTTACCAGTGTGAACGGTGCCAGCAG aaCTTTTCACGGACAGACAGGCTGTTGCGGCATCGGCGGTTGTGCCAGGGTCGCAGCGTAGCCAAAGTGGAGAACCAGCCGTGCTGCGAACCGCGCCCGTACCCCCAAGAACCCCCACCTGCACCCCCGACCTGGAGTCCCCTGCATCCCCCCCCGGGCCGACTGGCGGTCTGA
- the znf740a gene encoding zinc finger protein 431 isoform X4, whose product MSHLPSSSVRDHMKWAGLLGCEAVLSSMALMQASSMAAPPKKMMAPLGHAPPQREGPDRGPQSHMILPSGMSCPPLLIRKEGEFQAPRLLDEKEMRANEDMQQKKKNRKSVTPCKVREQEGRGGKGTGDENGPSSKVQKNFICDHCYGAFRSGYHLKRHILIHTGEKPYACAVCDMRFIQRYHLERHSLIHTGVKPYACSMCDMRFFQRYHLERHRLTHTGVKPYACSMCDMRFFQRYHLARHSLTHTGVKPYACSMCDMRFFQRYHLARHSLTHTGVKPYACSMCDMRFFQRYHLARHTLTHTGVKPYACSMCDMRFFQRYHLARHSLTHTGVKPYACTMCDMRFIQRYQLERHSLTHTGVKPYACTMCDKRFFQRYHLARHSLTHMGVKPYACTMCDMKFFQRYHLARHSLTHTGVKPYACTMCDKRFFQRYHLARHSLTHMGVKPYACTMCDKRFFQRYHLARHSLTHMGVKPFACTMCDMKFVQRYHLARHSLTHTGVKPYACSMCDMRFIQRNHLERHSLTHTGEKPFACDMCDMRFIQRYHLERHKRVHSGEKPYQCERCQQNFSRTDRLLRHRRLCQGRSVAKVENQPCCEPRPYPQEPPPAPPTWSPLHPPPGRLAV is encoded by the exons ATGTCACATCTGCCCAGCAGCTCAGTCCGCGACCATATGAAATGG gCGGGGCTGCTTGGCTGTGAAGCTGTCCTCTCCAGTATGGCCCTAATGCAAGCCAGCTCCATGGCTGCTCCGCCCAAAAAAATGATGGCTCCACTTGGTCATGCACCACCGCAGCGAGAGGGACCTGACCGTGGTCCCCAGAGCCACATGATCCTCCCATCTGGAATGAGCTGTCCACCCCTG CTTATTCGGAAGGAAGGTGAATTCCAAGCTCCCCGCCTGCTGGACGAGAAGGAGATGAGGGCCAACGAGGacatgcagcagaaaaaaaagaacaggaaatCAGTAACGCCCTGTAAAGTGAGAGAACAAGAGGGAAGGGGTGGGAAG GGCACAGGAGATGAGAATGGTCCATCATCCAAAGTGcagaaaaactttatttgtgATCACTGTTACGGAGCATTTAGGAGTGGATACCACCTGAAGAGACATATCCTCATTCATACAG GGGAGAAGCCGTATGCTTGTGCCGTATGTGACATGAGGTTTATTCAGCGTTACCACCTGGAGAGACACAGCCTCATTCACACGG gggtgAAGCCGTACGCTTGTTCCATGTGTGACATGAGGTTTTTCCAGCGTTACCACCTGGAGAGACACAGACTCACTCATACGG GGGTGAAGCCGTACGCTTGCTCCATGTGTGACATGAGGTTCTTCCAACGTTACCATCTGGCAAGACACAGCCTCACTCATACTG GGGTGAAGCCATACGCTTGCTCCATGTGTGACATGAGATTTTTCCAACGCTACCACTTGGCAAGACACAGCCTCACTCACACGG gggtGAAGCCATATGCTTGCTCCATGTGTGACATGAGATTTTTCCAGAGATACCACCTGGCAAGACACACTCTCACCCATACGG GGGTGAAGCCATACGCTTGCTCCATGTGTGACATGAGATTCTTCCAGCGTTACCATTTGGCAAGACACAGCCTCACTCATACTG GGGTGAAGCCGTATGCTTGTACCATGTGTGACATGAGGTTTATACAGCGTTACCAGCTGGAGAGACACAGTCTCACTCATACAG GGGTGAAGCCGTACGCTTGCACCATGTGTGACAAGAGGTTTTTTCAGCGCTACCACCTGGCGAGACACAGCCTCACTCATATGG GTGTGAAACCTTATGCTTGCACCATGTGTGACATGAAGTTTTTTCAGCGTTACCACCTGGCGAGACACAGCCTCACTCATACGG GTGTGAAACCTTATGCTTGCACCATGTGTGACAAGAGGTTTTTTCAGCGCTACCACCTGGCGAGACACAGCCTCACTCATATGG GTGTGAAACCTTATGCTTGCACCATGTGTGACAAGAGGTTTTTTCAGCGCTACCACCTGGCGAGACACAGCCTCACTCATATGG GTGTGAAACCTTTTGCTTGTACCATGTGTGACATGAAGTTTGTTCAGCGTTACCACCTGGCGAGACACAGCCTCACTCATACGG gggtgAAGCCGTATGCTTGTTCCATGTGTGACATGAGGTTTATTCAGCGTAACCACCTGGAGAGACACAGCCTCACTCATACGG GAGAGAAGCCATTTGCTTGTGACATGTGTGATATGAGGTTTATCCAGCGCTACCACCTTGAGAGACACAAGCGTGTCCATAGTGGGGAGAAGCCTTACCAGTGTGAACGGTGCCAGCAG aaCTTTTCACGGACAGACAGGCTGTTGCGGCATCGGCGGTTGTGCCAGGGTCGCAGCGTAGCCAAAGTGGAGAACCAGCCGTGCTGCGAACCGCGCCCGTACCCCCAAGAACCCCCACCTGCACCCCCGACCTGGAGTCCCCTGCATCCCCCCCCGGGCCGACTGGCGGTCTGA
- the znf740a gene encoding gastrula zinc finger protein XlCGF57.1 isoform X26 has translation MSHLPSSSVRDHMKWAGLLGCEAVLSSMALMQASSMAAPPKKMMAPLGHAPPQREGPDRGPQSHMILPSGMSCPPLLIRKEGEFQAPRLLDEKEMRANEDMQQKKKNRKSVTPCKVREQEGRGGKGTGDENGPSSKVQKNFICDHCYGAFRSGYHLKRHILIHTGEKPYACAVCDMRFIQRYHLERHSLIHTGVKPYACTMCDMRFIQRYQLERHSLTHTGVKPYACTMCDKRFFQRYHLARHSLTHMGVKPYACTMCDMKFFQRYHLARHSLTHTGVKPYACTMCDKRFFQRYHLARHSLTHMGVKPFACTVCDMRFVQRYHLARHSLTHTGVKPYACTMCDKRFFQRYHLARHSLTHMGVKPFACTMCDMKFVQRYHLARHSLTHTGVKPYACSMCDMRFIQRNHLERHSLTHTGEKPFACDMCDMRFIQRYHLERHKRVHSGEKPYQCERCQQNFSRTDRLLRHRRLCQGRSVAKVENQPCCEPRPYPQEPPPAPPTWSPLHPPPGRLAV, from the exons ATGTCACATCTGCCCAGCAGCTCAGTCCGCGACCATATGAAATGG gCGGGGCTGCTTGGCTGTGAAGCTGTCCTCTCCAGTATGGCCCTAATGCAAGCCAGCTCCATGGCTGCTCCGCCCAAAAAAATGATGGCTCCACTTGGTCATGCACCACCGCAGCGAGAGGGACCTGACCGTGGTCCCCAGAGCCACATGATCCTCCCATCTGGAATGAGCTGTCCACCCCTG CTTATTCGGAAGGAAGGTGAATTCCAAGCTCCCCGCCTGCTGGACGAGAAGGAGATGAGGGCCAACGAGGacatgcagcagaaaaaaaagaacaggaaatCAGTAACGCCCTGTAAAGTGAGAGAACAAGAGGGAAGGGGTGGGAAG GGCACAGGAGATGAGAATGGTCCATCATCCAAAGTGcagaaaaactttatttgtgATCACTGTTACGGAGCATTTAGGAGTGGATACCACCTGAAGAGACATATCCTCATTCATACAG GGGAGAAGCCGTATGCTTGTGCCGTATGTGACATGAGGTTTATTCAGCGTTACCACCTGGAGAGACACAGCCTCATTCACACGG GGGTGAAGCCGTATGCTTGTACCATGTGTGACATGAGGTTTATACAGCGTTACCAGCTGGAGAGACACAGTCTCACTCATACAG GGGTGAAGCCGTACGCTTGCACCATGTGTGACAAGAGGTTTTTTCAGCGCTACCACCTGGCGAGACACAGCCTCACTCATATGG GTGTGAAACCTTATGCTTGCACCATGTGTGACATGAAGTTTTTTCAGCGTTACCACCTGGCGAGACACAGCCTCACTCATACGG GTGTGAAACCTTATGCTTGCACCATGTGTGACAAGAGGTTTTTTCAGCGCTACCACCTGGCGAGACACAGCCTCACTCATATGG GTGTGAAACCTTTTGCTTGTACCGTGTGTGACATGAGGTTTGTTCAGCGTTACCACCTGGCGAGACACAGCCTCACTCATACGG GTGTGAAACCTTATGCTTGCACCATGTGTGACAAGAGGTTTTTTCAGCGCTACCACCTGGCGAGACACAGCCTCACTCATATGG GTGTGAAACCTTTTGCTTGTACCATGTGTGACATGAAGTTTGTTCAGCGTTACCACCTGGCGAGACACAGCCTCACTCATACGG gggtgAAGCCGTATGCTTGTTCCATGTGTGACATGAGGTTTATTCAGCGTAACCACCTGGAGAGACACAGCCTCACTCATACGG GAGAGAAGCCATTTGCTTGTGACATGTGTGATATGAGGTTTATCCAGCGCTACCACCTTGAGAGACACAAGCGTGTCCATAGTGGGGAGAAGCCTTACCAGTGTGAACGGTGCCAGCAG aaCTTTTCACGGACAGACAGGCTGTTGCGGCATCGGCGGTTGTGCCAGGGTCGCAGCGTAGCCAAAGTGGAGAACCAGCCGTGCTGCGAACCGCGCCCGTACCCCCAAGAACCCCCACCTGCACCCCCGACCTGGAGTCCCCTGCATCCCCCCCCGGGCCGACTGGCGGTCTGA